From Eschrichtius robustus isolate mEscRob2 chromosome 7, mEscRob2.pri, whole genome shotgun sequence, a single genomic window includes:
- the PSD gene encoding PH and SEC7 domain-containing protein 1 isoform X1, producing MAQGAMRFCSEGDCAISPPRCPRRWLPEGPVPQSPPASMYGSTGSLLRRVAGPGPRGRELGRVTAPCTPLRGPPSPHVAPSPWAPSSPTGQPPPGARSSVVIFRFVEKASVRPLNGLPAPGGLSRSWDLGGVSPPSPTPALGPGSNRKLRLEASTSDPLPAGGGSALPGSQGLLHGPPAQPQVGADGLYSSLPNGLGGPSEHLATLFRGPADTGLLNQGDTWSSPRGVSSHAQRIARAKWEFFYGSLDPPSSGAKPPEQTPPSPPGAGSGQGSGVAVGRAAKYSETDLDTVPLRCYRETDIDEVLAEREEADSAIESQPSSEGPPGTARPPAPRPGPCLGPRSSLGSGNEDEDEAGGEEDVDDEVFEASEGARPGTRMPHSGPLKSPLPFLPGTSPLADGPDSFSCVFEAILESHRAKGTSYTSLASLEALASPGPTQSPFFTFELPPQPPAPRPDPPAPAPLAPLEPDSGTSSAADGPWTQRGEEEEAEAGAKQAPRREPPSPCRSEDSYGLGAAPLGSEPPLSQLVSDSDSELDSTERLALGSTDTLSNGQKADLEAAQRLAKRLYRLDGFRKADVARHLGKNNDFSKLVAGEYLKFFVFTGMTLDQALRVFLKELALMGETQERERVLAHFSQRYFQCNPGALSSEDGAHTLTCALMLLNTDLHGHNIGKRMTCGDFIGNLEGLNEGGDFPRELLKATPKKRGPLCHYWNPSSPPTTPRPLQVPQANCTEALYSSIKNEKLQWAIDEEELRRSLSELADPNPKVIKRVSGGSGSGSSPFLDLTPEPGASVYKHGALVRKVHADPDCRKTPRGKRGWKNFHGILKGMILYLQKEEYQPGEAPSEAELKNAISIHHALATRASDYSKRPHVFYLRTADWRVFLFQAPSLEQMQSWITRINVVAAMFSAPPFPAAVSSQKKFSRPLLPSAATRLPQEEQMRTHEAKLKAMASELRQHRAAHLGKKARGKEAEEQRQKEAYLEFEKSRYGTYAALLRVKLKAGSEELDAVEAALAQAGSTEDGLPPPHSSPSSQPNTSSQPRAQCPGPESRAGAGSGRWKP from the exons ATGGCCCAGGGTGCCATGCGCTTCTGCTCGGAAGGCGACTGTGCCATCTCCCCGCCACGATGCCCACGCCGCTGGCTCCCCGAAGGCCCGGTGCCCCAGAGCCCCCCGGCCAGCATGTATGGCAGCACAGGCTCCCTACTACGGCGGGTGGCAGGTCCAGGTCCCCGAGGCCGGGAACTTGGACGTGTGACAGCACCCTGTACACCCCTGCGTGGCCCCCCTTCACCCCATGTTGCTCCCTCACCCTGGGCACCCTCTTCACCCACTGGGCAGCCCCCACCAGGGGCCCGGAGCTCTGTGGTCATATTCCGCTTTGTGGAGAAGGCCAGCGTGAGGCCACTGAATGGGCTACCTGCTCCCGGAGGCTTGAGTCGGAGCTGGGACCTGGGTGGGGTCTCTCCTCCCAGTCCCACCCCAGCCCTTGGGCCTGGCTCCAACCGAAAGTTGCGGCTAGAAGCATCCACATCAGACCCACTCCCAGCTGGAGGAGGCTCAGCTCTGCCTGGCAGCCAGGGCCTTTTACACGGGCCACCAGCTCAACCTCAGGTTGGAGCAGACGGTCTTTACTCCTCTCTCCCCAATGGGCTGGGGGGACCCTCTGAGCACCTGGCCACATTATTCCGAGGACCTGCTGACACTGGACTCCTTAACCAG GGGGACACCTGGTCCTCACCCAGAGGAGTCTCCTCTCATGCCCAGAGAATCGCTCGAGCCAAATGGGAATTCTTCTATGGCTCTTTGGACCCCCCCAGCTCAG GTGCTAAGCCCCCAGAGCAGACCCCCCCATCTCCACCTGGGGCGGGCTCAGGGCAGGGCTCTGGGGTGGCTGTGGGGCGAGCAGCCAAGTACTCCGAGACGGACCTGGACACAGTGCCCCTGAGGTGCTACCGCGAGACCGACATCGATGAGGTGCTGGCTGAGCGGGAAGAGGCTGACTCGGCCATCGAGAGTCAGCCCAGCTCTGAGGGCCCGCCTGGCACTGCCCGCCCACCTGCCCCACGTCCCGGCCCATGCCTTGGCCCTCGTTCCAGCCTGGGCAGTGGCAATGAGGACGAGGATGAGGCAGGTGGGGAAGAGGATGTGGACGACGAGGTGTTTGAGGCCTCAGAAGGGGCCCG GCCAGGCACCCGAATGCCTCACTCCGGGCCTCTCAAGTCGCCTCTGCCCTTTCTACCTGGGACCAGCCCCTTGGCTGATGGGCCCGACTCTTTCAGTTGTGTGTTTGAAGCCATCTTGGAGTCACACCGGGCCAAGGGCACCTCCTACACCAGCCTCGCCTCGCTGGAGGCCCTGGCCTCACCTGGCCCAACCCAGAGCCCCTTCTTCACCTTTGAgctgcctccccagccccctgcccccaggcctgACCCACCTGCTCCTGCCCCACTTGCCCCTCTTGAACCGGATTCTGGTACCAGCTCTGCTGCTGATGGGCCTTGGACAcagagaggggaggaagaggaggcagaggctggagccAAGCAGGCCCCAAGGAGGGAGCCCCCTAGTCCCTGCCGCTCAGAAGACAGCTATGGGCTGGGGGCAGCTCCCCTGGGCAG TGAACCACCCCTGAGCCAGCTCGTGTCCGATTCGGACTCAGAGCTGGACAGCACAGAGCGGCTGGCCCTGGGAAGCACAGACACCTTGTCCAATGGGCAGAAAGCAGACCTGGAGGCTGCGCAGCGCCTAGCTAAGAGGCTGTACCGACTAGATGGCTTCAGGAAGGCGGATGTGGCCCGGCATCTGGGCAAGAA CAATGACTTCAGCAAACTTGTGGCTGGCGAGTACCTGAAGTTCTTTGTCTTCACGGGCATGACTCTGGACCAAGCTCTCAG ggtGTTTCTGAAGGAGCTGGCCTTAATGGGTGAGACCCAGGAACGGGAGCGCGTGCTGGCCCACTTCTCCCAGAGATACTTCCAGTGCAATCCTGGAGCCCTGTCCTCAGAGG ACGGTGCGCACACGCTGACCTGCGCCCTCATGCTACTCAATACGGATCTCCATGGCCAC AACATCGGGAAGCGCATGACCTGCGGAGACTTCATTGGTAACCTGGAGGGCCTCAACGAAGGCGGCGACTTCCCCAGAGAGCTGCtcaag GCTACTCCCAAGAAGAGGGGTCCCCTGTGCCACTACTGGAACCCATCCTCTCCTCCGACCACCCCAAGGCCCCTGCAGGTCCCCCAGGCCAACTGTACAGAG GCCTTGTACAGCTCCATCAAGAATGAAAAGTTGCAGTGGGCCAT AGACGAGGAGGAGCTGAGACGCTCTCTGTCTGAGTTGGCCGACCCCAACCCCAAGGTCATCAAGAGAGTCAGCGGGGGCAGTGGCAGCGGCTCCAGCCCTTTCCTGGACCTGACTCCCGAGCCCGGGGCCTCAGTCTACAAGCACGGGGCCTTGGTGCGAAAGGTGCACGCAGACCCTGACTGCAGGAAGA CACCTCGGGGCAAGCGGGGCTGGAAGAACTTCCACGGGATCCTCAAGGGCATGATCCTCTACCTGCAGAAG GAGGAGTACCAGCCTGGGGAGGCCCCGTCGGAGGCTGAGCTGAAGAATGCCATCAGCATCCACCACGCACTGGCCACGCGTGCCAGTGACTACAGCAAGAGGCCCCACGTCTTCTACCTGCGCACCGCTGACTGGCGCGTCTTCCTCTTCCAGGCCCC GAGCCTGGAGCAGATGCAGTCCTGGATCACTCGCATCAATGTGGTGGCTGCTATGTTCTCCGCACCCCCCTTCCCAGCTGCTGTCAGTTCCCAGAAGAAGTTCAGCCGCCCTCTGCTGCCCAGTGCTGCCACCCGCCTCCCCCAG GAGGAGCAGATGCGGACCCACGAGGCCAAGCTGAAGGCCATGGCAAGTGAGTTGCGGCAGCACCGGGCTGCCCATCTGGGCAAGAAGGCCCGGGGCAAGGAGGCTGAGGAGCAGCGGCAGAAGGAGGCCTATCTGGAGTTTGAG AAATCTCGCTACGGCACATATGCAGCGCTGCTTCGGGTCAAGCTGAAGGCGGGCAGTGAAGAGCTGGATGCGGTAGAGGCAGCACTGGCCCAGGCCGGGAGTACGGAGGATGGACTCCCCCCTCCTCACTCCAGTCCCTCCTCGCAGCCCAACACCTCCAGCCAGCCCCGGGCTCAGTGTCCTGGCCCAGAGTCTCGCGCAGGGGCAGGCAGTGGGCGGTGGAAGCCCTGA
- the PSD gene encoding PH and SEC7 domain-containing protein 1 isoform X2, with translation MAQGAMRFCSEGDCAISPPRCPRRWLPEGPVPQSPPASMYGSTGSLLRRVAGPGPRGRELGRVTAPCTPLRGPPSPHVAPSPWAPSSPTGQPPPGARSSVVIFRFVEKASVRPLNGLPAPGGLSRSWDLGGVSPPSPTPALGPGSNRKLRLEASTSDPLPAGGGSALPGSQGLLHGPPAQPQVGADGLYSSLPNGLGGPSEHLATLFRGPADTGLLNQGDTWSSPRGVSSHAQRIARAKWEFFYGSLDPPSSGAKPPEQTPPSPPGAGSGQGSGVAVGRAAKYSETDLDTVPLRCYRETDIDEVLAEREEADSAIESQPSSEGPPGTARPPAPRPGPCLGPRSSLGSGNEDEDEAGGEEDVDDEVFEASEGARPGTRMPHSGPLKSPLPFLPGTSPLADGPDSFSCVFEAILESHRAKGTSYTSLASLEALASPGPTQSPFFTFELPPQPPAPRPDPPAPAPLAPLEPDSGTSSAADGPWTQRGEEEEAEAGAKQAPRREPPSPCRSEDSYGLGAAPLGSEPPLSQLVSDSDSELDSTERLALGSTDTLSNGQKADLEAAQRLAKRLYRLDGFRKADVARHLGKKVFLKELALMGETQERERVLAHFSQRYFQCNPGALSSEDGAHTLTCALMLLNTDLHGHNIGKRMTCGDFIGNLEGLNEGGDFPRELLKATPKKRGPLCHYWNPSSPPTTPRPLQVPQANCTEALYSSIKNEKLQWAIDEEELRRSLSELADPNPKVIKRVSGGSGSGSSPFLDLTPEPGASVYKHGALVRKVHADPDCRKTPRGKRGWKNFHGILKGMILYLQKEEYQPGEAPSEAELKNAISIHHALATRASDYSKRPHVFYLRTADWRVFLFQAPSLEQMQSWITRINVVAAMFSAPPFPAAVSSQKKFSRPLLPSAATRLPQEEQMRTHEAKLKAMASELRQHRAAHLGKKARGKEAEEQRQKEAYLEFEKSRYGTYAALLRVKLKAGSEELDAVEAALAQAGSTEDGLPPPHSSPSSQPNTSSQPRAQCPGPESRAGAGSGRWKP, from the exons ATGGCCCAGGGTGCCATGCGCTTCTGCTCGGAAGGCGACTGTGCCATCTCCCCGCCACGATGCCCACGCCGCTGGCTCCCCGAAGGCCCGGTGCCCCAGAGCCCCCCGGCCAGCATGTATGGCAGCACAGGCTCCCTACTACGGCGGGTGGCAGGTCCAGGTCCCCGAGGCCGGGAACTTGGACGTGTGACAGCACCCTGTACACCCCTGCGTGGCCCCCCTTCACCCCATGTTGCTCCCTCACCCTGGGCACCCTCTTCACCCACTGGGCAGCCCCCACCAGGGGCCCGGAGCTCTGTGGTCATATTCCGCTTTGTGGAGAAGGCCAGCGTGAGGCCACTGAATGGGCTACCTGCTCCCGGAGGCTTGAGTCGGAGCTGGGACCTGGGTGGGGTCTCTCCTCCCAGTCCCACCCCAGCCCTTGGGCCTGGCTCCAACCGAAAGTTGCGGCTAGAAGCATCCACATCAGACCCACTCCCAGCTGGAGGAGGCTCAGCTCTGCCTGGCAGCCAGGGCCTTTTACACGGGCCACCAGCTCAACCTCAGGTTGGAGCAGACGGTCTTTACTCCTCTCTCCCCAATGGGCTGGGGGGACCCTCTGAGCACCTGGCCACATTATTCCGAGGACCTGCTGACACTGGACTCCTTAACCAG GGGGACACCTGGTCCTCACCCAGAGGAGTCTCCTCTCATGCCCAGAGAATCGCTCGAGCCAAATGGGAATTCTTCTATGGCTCTTTGGACCCCCCCAGCTCAG GTGCTAAGCCCCCAGAGCAGACCCCCCCATCTCCACCTGGGGCGGGCTCAGGGCAGGGCTCTGGGGTGGCTGTGGGGCGAGCAGCCAAGTACTCCGAGACGGACCTGGACACAGTGCCCCTGAGGTGCTACCGCGAGACCGACATCGATGAGGTGCTGGCTGAGCGGGAAGAGGCTGACTCGGCCATCGAGAGTCAGCCCAGCTCTGAGGGCCCGCCTGGCACTGCCCGCCCACCTGCCCCACGTCCCGGCCCATGCCTTGGCCCTCGTTCCAGCCTGGGCAGTGGCAATGAGGACGAGGATGAGGCAGGTGGGGAAGAGGATGTGGACGACGAGGTGTTTGAGGCCTCAGAAGGGGCCCG GCCAGGCACCCGAATGCCTCACTCCGGGCCTCTCAAGTCGCCTCTGCCCTTTCTACCTGGGACCAGCCCCTTGGCTGATGGGCCCGACTCTTTCAGTTGTGTGTTTGAAGCCATCTTGGAGTCACACCGGGCCAAGGGCACCTCCTACACCAGCCTCGCCTCGCTGGAGGCCCTGGCCTCACCTGGCCCAACCCAGAGCCCCTTCTTCACCTTTGAgctgcctccccagccccctgcccccaggcctgACCCACCTGCTCCTGCCCCACTTGCCCCTCTTGAACCGGATTCTGGTACCAGCTCTGCTGCTGATGGGCCTTGGACAcagagaggggaggaagaggaggcagaggctggagccAAGCAGGCCCCAAGGAGGGAGCCCCCTAGTCCCTGCCGCTCAGAAGACAGCTATGGGCTGGGGGCAGCTCCCCTGGGCAG TGAACCACCCCTGAGCCAGCTCGTGTCCGATTCGGACTCAGAGCTGGACAGCACAGAGCGGCTGGCCCTGGGAAGCACAGACACCTTGTCCAATGGGCAGAAAGCAGACCTGGAGGCTGCGCAGCGCCTAGCTAAGAGGCTGTACCGACTAGATGGCTTCAGGAAGGCGGATGTGGCCCGGCATCTGGGCAAGAA ggtGTTTCTGAAGGAGCTGGCCTTAATGGGTGAGACCCAGGAACGGGAGCGCGTGCTGGCCCACTTCTCCCAGAGATACTTCCAGTGCAATCCTGGAGCCCTGTCCTCAGAGG ACGGTGCGCACACGCTGACCTGCGCCCTCATGCTACTCAATACGGATCTCCATGGCCAC AACATCGGGAAGCGCATGACCTGCGGAGACTTCATTGGTAACCTGGAGGGCCTCAACGAAGGCGGCGACTTCCCCAGAGAGCTGCtcaag GCTACTCCCAAGAAGAGGGGTCCCCTGTGCCACTACTGGAACCCATCCTCTCCTCCGACCACCCCAAGGCCCCTGCAGGTCCCCCAGGCCAACTGTACAGAG GCCTTGTACAGCTCCATCAAGAATGAAAAGTTGCAGTGGGCCAT AGACGAGGAGGAGCTGAGACGCTCTCTGTCTGAGTTGGCCGACCCCAACCCCAAGGTCATCAAGAGAGTCAGCGGGGGCAGTGGCAGCGGCTCCAGCCCTTTCCTGGACCTGACTCCCGAGCCCGGGGCCTCAGTCTACAAGCACGGGGCCTTGGTGCGAAAGGTGCACGCAGACCCTGACTGCAGGAAGA CACCTCGGGGCAAGCGGGGCTGGAAGAACTTCCACGGGATCCTCAAGGGCATGATCCTCTACCTGCAGAAG GAGGAGTACCAGCCTGGGGAGGCCCCGTCGGAGGCTGAGCTGAAGAATGCCATCAGCATCCACCACGCACTGGCCACGCGTGCCAGTGACTACAGCAAGAGGCCCCACGTCTTCTACCTGCGCACCGCTGACTGGCGCGTCTTCCTCTTCCAGGCCCC GAGCCTGGAGCAGATGCAGTCCTGGATCACTCGCATCAATGTGGTGGCTGCTATGTTCTCCGCACCCCCCTTCCCAGCTGCTGTCAGTTCCCAGAAGAAGTTCAGCCGCCCTCTGCTGCCCAGTGCTGCCACCCGCCTCCCCCAG GAGGAGCAGATGCGGACCCACGAGGCCAAGCTGAAGGCCATGGCAAGTGAGTTGCGGCAGCACCGGGCTGCCCATCTGGGCAAGAAGGCCCGGGGCAAGGAGGCTGAGGAGCAGCGGCAGAAGGAGGCCTATCTGGAGTTTGAG AAATCTCGCTACGGCACATATGCAGCGCTGCTTCGGGTCAAGCTGAAGGCGGGCAGTGAAGAGCTGGATGCGGTAGAGGCAGCACTGGCCCAGGCCGGGAGTACGGAGGATGGACTCCCCCCTCCTCACTCCAGTCCCTCCTCGCAGCCCAACACCTCCAGCCAGCCCCGGGCTCAGTGTCCTGGCCCAGAGTCTCGCGCAGGGGCAGGCAGTGGGCGGTGGAAGCCCTGA
- the PSD gene encoding PH and SEC7 domain-containing protein 1 isoform X3 yields MAQGAMRFCSEGDCAISPPRCPRRWLPEGPVPQSPPASMYGSTGSLLRRVAGPGPRGRELGRVTAPCTPLRGPPSPHVAPSPWAPSSPTGQPPPGARSSVVIFRFVEKASVRPLNGLPAPGGLSRSWDLGGVSPPSPTPALGPGSNRKLRLEASTSDPLPAGGGSALPGSQGLLHGPPAQPQVGADGLYSSLPNGLGGPSEHLATLFRGPADTGLLNQGDTWSSPRGVSSHAQRIARAKWEFFYGSLDPPSSGAKPPEQTPPSPPGAGSGQGSGVAVGRAAKYSETDLDTVPLRCYRETDIDEVLAEREEADSAIESQPSSEGPPGTARPPAPRPGPCLGPRSSLGSGNEDEDEAGGEEDVDDEVFEASEGARPGTRMPHSGPLKSPLPFLPGTSPLADGPDSFSCVFEAILESHRAKGTSYTSLASLEALASPGPTQSPFFTFELPPQPPAPRPDPPAPAPLAPLEPDSGTSSAADGPWTQRGEEEEAEAGAKQAPRREPPSPCRSEDSYGLGAAPLGSEPPLSQLVSDSDSELDSTERLALGSTDTLSNGQKADLEAAQRLAKRLYRLDGFRKADVARHLGKNNDFSKLVAGEYLKFFVFTGMTLDQALRVFLKELALMGETQERERVLAHFSQRYFQCNPGALSSEDGAHTLTCALMLLNTDLHGHNIGKRMTCGDFIGNLEGLNEGGDFPRELLKALYSSIKNEKLQWAIDEEELRRSLSELADPNPKVIKRVSGGSGSGSSPFLDLTPEPGASVYKHGALVRKVHADPDCRKTPRGKRGWKNFHGILKGMILYLQKEEYQPGEAPSEAELKNAISIHHALATRASDYSKRPHVFYLRTADWRVFLFQAPSLEQMQSWITRINVVAAMFSAPPFPAAVSSQKKFSRPLLPSAATRLPQEEQMRTHEAKLKAMASELRQHRAAHLGKKARGKEAEEQRQKEAYLEFEKSRYGTYAALLRVKLKAGSEELDAVEAALAQAGSTEDGLPPPHSSPSSQPNTSSQPRAQCPGPESRAGAGSGRWKP; encoded by the exons ATGGCCCAGGGTGCCATGCGCTTCTGCTCGGAAGGCGACTGTGCCATCTCCCCGCCACGATGCCCACGCCGCTGGCTCCCCGAAGGCCCGGTGCCCCAGAGCCCCCCGGCCAGCATGTATGGCAGCACAGGCTCCCTACTACGGCGGGTGGCAGGTCCAGGTCCCCGAGGCCGGGAACTTGGACGTGTGACAGCACCCTGTACACCCCTGCGTGGCCCCCCTTCACCCCATGTTGCTCCCTCACCCTGGGCACCCTCTTCACCCACTGGGCAGCCCCCACCAGGGGCCCGGAGCTCTGTGGTCATATTCCGCTTTGTGGAGAAGGCCAGCGTGAGGCCACTGAATGGGCTACCTGCTCCCGGAGGCTTGAGTCGGAGCTGGGACCTGGGTGGGGTCTCTCCTCCCAGTCCCACCCCAGCCCTTGGGCCTGGCTCCAACCGAAAGTTGCGGCTAGAAGCATCCACATCAGACCCACTCCCAGCTGGAGGAGGCTCAGCTCTGCCTGGCAGCCAGGGCCTTTTACACGGGCCACCAGCTCAACCTCAGGTTGGAGCAGACGGTCTTTACTCCTCTCTCCCCAATGGGCTGGGGGGACCCTCTGAGCACCTGGCCACATTATTCCGAGGACCTGCTGACACTGGACTCCTTAACCAG GGGGACACCTGGTCCTCACCCAGAGGAGTCTCCTCTCATGCCCAGAGAATCGCTCGAGCCAAATGGGAATTCTTCTATGGCTCTTTGGACCCCCCCAGCTCAG GTGCTAAGCCCCCAGAGCAGACCCCCCCATCTCCACCTGGGGCGGGCTCAGGGCAGGGCTCTGGGGTGGCTGTGGGGCGAGCAGCCAAGTACTCCGAGACGGACCTGGACACAGTGCCCCTGAGGTGCTACCGCGAGACCGACATCGATGAGGTGCTGGCTGAGCGGGAAGAGGCTGACTCGGCCATCGAGAGTCAGCCCAGCTCTGAGGGCCCGCCTGGCACTGCCCGCCCACCTGCCCCACGTCCCGGCCCATGCCTTGGCCCTCGTTCCAGCCTGGGCAGTGGCAATGAGGACGAGGATGAGGCAGGTGGGGAAGAGGATGTGGACGACGAGGTGTTTGAGGCCTCAGAAGGGGCCCG GCCAGGCACCCGAATGCCTCACTCCGGGCCTCTCAAGTCGCCTCTGCCCTTTCTACCTGGGACCAGCCCCTTGGCTGATGGGCCCGACTCTTTCAGTTGTGTGTTTGAAGCCATCTTGGAGTCACACCGGGCCAAGGGCACCTCCTACACCAGCCTCGCCTCGCTGGAGGCCCTGGCCTCACCTGGCCCAACCCAGAGCCCCTTCTTCACCTTTGAgctgcctccccagccccctgcccccaggcctgACCCACCTGCTCCTGCCCCACTTGCCCCTCTTGAACCGGATTCTGGTACCAGCTCTGCTGCTGATGGGCCTTGGACAcagagaggggaggaagaggaggcagaggctggagccAAGCAGGCCCCAAGGAGGGAGCCCCCTAGTCCCTGCCGCTCAGAAGACAGCTATGGGCTGGGGGCAGCTCCCCTGGGCAG TGAACCACCCCTGAGCCAGCTCGTGTCCGATTCGGACTCAGAGCTGGACAGCACAGAGCGGCTGGCCCTGGGAAGCACAGACACCTTGTCCAATGGGCAGAAAGCAGACCTGGAGGCTGCGCAGCGCCTAGCTAAGAGGCTGTACCGACTAGATGGCTTCAGGAAGGCGGATGTGGCCCGGCATCTGGGCAAGAA CAATGACTTCAGCAAACTTGTGGCTGGCGAGTACCTGAAGTTCTTTGTCTTCACGGGCATGACTCTGGACCAAGCTCTCAG ggtGTTTCTGAAGGAGCTGGCCTTAATGGGTGAGACCCAGGAACGGGAGCGCGTGCTGGCCCACTTCTCCCAGAGATACTTCCAGTGCAATCCTGGAGCCCTGTCCTCAGAGG ACGGTGCGCACACGCTGACCTGCGCCCTCATGCTACTCAATACGGATCTCCATGGCCAC AACATCGGGAAGCGCATGACCTGCGGAGACTTCATTGGTAACCTGGAGGGCCTCAACGAAGGCGGCGACTTCCCCAGAGAGCTGCtcaag GCCTTGTACAGCTCCATCAAGAATGAAAAGTTGCAGTGGGCCAT AGACGAGGAGGAGCTGAGACGCTCTCTGTCTGAGTTGGCCGACCCCAACCCCAAGGTCATCAAGAGAGTCAGCGGGGGCAGTGGCAGCGGCTCCAGCCCTTTCCTGGACCTGACTCCCGAGCCCGGGGCCTCAGTCTACAAGCACGGGGCCTTGGTGCGAAAGGTGCACGCAGACCCTGACTGCAGGAAGA CACCTCGGGGCAAGCGGGGCTGGAAGAACTTCCACGGGATCCTCAAGGGCATGATCCTCTACCTGCAGAAG GAGGAGTACCAGCCTGGGGAGGCCCCGTCGGAGGCTGAGCTGAAGAATGCCATCAGCATCCACCACGCACTGGCCACGCGTGCCAGTGACTACAGCAAGAGGCCCCACGTCTTCTACCTGCGCACCGCTGACTGGCGCGTCTTCCTCTTCCAGGCCCC GAGCCTGGAGCAGATGCAGTCCTGGATCACTCGCATCAATGTGGTGGCTGCTATGTTCTCCGCACCCCCCTTCCCAGCTGCTGTCAGTTCCCAGAAGAAGTTCAGCCGCCCTCTGCTGCCCAGTGCTGCCACCCGCCTCCCCCAG GAGGAGCAGATGCGGACCCACGAGGCCAAGCTGAAGGCCATGGCAAGTGAGTTGCGGCAGCACCGGGCTGCCCATCTGGGCAAGAAGGCCCGGGGCAAGGAGGCTGAGGAGCAGCGGCAGAAGGAGGCCTATCTGGAGTTTGAG AAATCTCGCTACGGCACATATGCAGCGCTGCTTCGGGTCAAGCTGAAGGCGGGCAGTGAAGAGCTGGATGCGGTAGAGGCAGCACTGGCCCAGGCCGGGAGTACGGAGGATGGACTCCCCCCTCCTCACTCCAGTCCCTCCTCGCAGCCCAACACCTCCAGCCAGCCCCGGGCTCAGTGTCCTGGCCCAGAGTCTCGCGCAGGGGCAGGCAGTGGGCGGTGGAAGCCCTGA